In Gemmatimonadota bacterium, the following are encoded in one genomic region:
- a CDS encoding histidinol-phosphate transaminase yields the protein MIKARSEVEQLEPYVAPLEGRRPMLRLDFNENTLGPSPKVVEAIRRLPPDAYATYPEYAGLNEAYAASINVPARYVEAFNGVDAAIHTIFDVYGEKGSTFLTTAPTFGYYKPCALQHGMQQDEVLYPADLSFPLESMRERLTCTPRLCFICNPNNPTGTLLEPQTLLELARTAPDTLVVVDELYADFTQKSVLPAALELDNVVVLQSLSKSAGLAALRLGFAIGQPEVVGRLSRVTGPYDINAFAVVAGKAALADRAYVERYVQQVHAAREWVTQQLRGLGVRYFGQGGNYLLVWPPRECEVVESALREQGILVRNMRGKPVIDGSFRLSLGTLEQMQRFMQAFAEVIES from the coding sequence ATGATTAAGGCCAGATCTGAAGTCGAACAGCTTGAGCCCTATGTTGCCCCGCTTGAAGGGCGGCGGCCCATGCTGCGCCTCGACTTTAACGAAAACACGCTCGGCCCGAGCCCGAAAGTCGTTGAGGCCATTCGCCGCCTGCCGCCCGATGCCTATGCGACCTATCCGGAATATGCCGGCCTGAACGAGGCGTACGCGGCGTCCATCAACGTCCCGGCTCGATACGTGGAAGCCTTTAACGGTGTTGATGCGGCAATTCACACCATCTTTGATGTCTACGGCGAAAAGGGAAGTACCTTTCTGACAACCGCGCCGACCTTTGGCTATTACAAGCCGTGCGCGCTCCAGCACGGCATGCAGCAAGATGAGGTATTGTATCCCGCTGACTTGAGTTTTCCGCTTGAGTCCATGCGCGAACGACTTACGTGTACGCCCCGGCTCTGTTTTATCTGTAACCCCAACAATCCAACCGGCACCCTGCTCGAACCGCAGACCTTGCTGGAGTTGGCTCGCACCGCGCCCGACACCCTGGTTGTGGTGGACGAGTTATACGCGGATTTCACGCAGAAGTCGGTCCTGCCGGCCGCCCTTGAACTGGACAACGTCGTGGTGCTCCAGTCCCTGTCCAAATCTGCGGGCCTGGCTGCGTTGCGCTTAGGCTTTGCCATTGGCCAGCCCGAGGTAGTAGGTCGGCTCAGCCGCGTTACCGGCCCCTATGATATTAACGCCTTTGCGGTCGTTGCCGGAAAAGCCGCGCTCGCCGACCGTGCCTATGTCGAACGGTACGTCCAGCAGGTCCACGCCGCCAGGGAGTGGGTGACGCAACAGCTCCGGGGTTTGGGCGTGCGATATTTTGGGCAGGGCGGCAACTATCTGCTCGTCTGGCCGCCACGCGAGTGCGAGGTGGTTGAAAGCGCCCTGCGCGAGCAAGGCATCCTGGTCCGTAATATGCGGGGCAAGCCTGTGATTGACGGCAGCTTTCGGCTGAGTCTCGGTACGCTCGAACAGATGCAGCGGTTCATGCAGGCGTTTGCCGAGGTCATCGAGTCGTAG